GCTCCGACGTGCTCCAGCGCGCGCTGGGCGGAGCGGATGTTCCCGGCGCCGTAGTCAAGTAGCACAACGGTGGGTGAAGCGGTCGCAGTCATAGTTGACCAGTCTAGCGCCCGGGCCGTTTGTGCTTGACGTTTCTCCGCAGCGTCTGCACGGCTCTCAGACGCACCGCCAAGTTGTTGACCTCCGTGACGCGGTGGCGTCCCAGCCAGTAGTCCGCCAAGGTGATCGCGACACCGACCGAGACGACGACGCCGGCCACGCCGAACATGGGCGCCATCGACATCGAGGCCAGCATCATGCCGTAGATGGTCGAACCCAGGCCCGTTCCGCTGTCGAAGGAAACGTTCCACATGGCGGAGGCTTCCGACGCCTTGGACTTGGGAAGGCGGTAGAACAACATGGTCAAAGACTCGTTCTGCACCGCGCCGAAGCCCGCGCCGTAGAGGAACGCGGCGAGCAGGAGCCACCACACAGAGGCCTCCATCCACAGTACGGCGGCGATGGTGAAGATGCCGATCGCGGCGCACACCTGGAACGGAATGAGCACCGTGCCGGGGATGCCGCGGCGGTCGAGCACCACTCCGGCGTAGTAGCGCGAGATCATCGCGGCGAAGTTCATCACGGCGAGCAAGATTCCACCGAAAGCCGCACCTGCTGTCGGATCAAGGTCGCGCACACTGACGGGCAGGAAGTTGGTCACCGCGCCGTAGGCGGTGGTGACGAGCGTGAGCGCCAGCATGGGCACCGCGACGAGGCGCCACAGGGGCACGCGCACCGAGGTCAAGTCCGCCATGTCCGGGTCGGCCTGGGGTACTTCCGGGATCTGGAGGCACACCGCGAGGCCGGCGAGACCGATGACGGTGGCGAGGATGTAGACCGGCTCGTACCCGACTTGCTCCGCCAGCGCGAGCCCGGAGGGCAGCGCGACCATCTGGGAGAACCCGACGCTGAGCCCGAAGATGCCCGTGGTGCGGCCGAGCAGGCGCAGGGGCACGAGCTCGGTGATGATGGCGGCCTCTGCCACGGACAGCGCGCCGAAACCGATGCCACGCACGACGCTGACCGCGAGCACGATCACCGGATCCATCCCCAGCGCGTAACCTAGCGCCGGCAGGCCAAGGAGCAATGAGGCAACCGCGATGACGGCGCGGTAGCCGTAGCGGCGCAAAAGACGGGGCACGAACAGCTGGGTGATCACGGTCGCCGCCATGAACGCGCCCGTCGACCCACCGGCGAGTGTCTCCGATCCACCGGAGTCGAGTACCGCGGTGGGCACGACCGGAAGCAGCAGCGCCCACGCGCCGAATGCCGCGGCCACCGCGACAAGTGTCGCCACGAGCCCGCGCGCTCTCCAGGGTGAGGTGACCGCGTCGACTTCCTCAGGCGTAAGCACGCCCCGAGCACGCTCTCGCGCCATCTATCCCATCGCTCCCGTCATGGACACCAGAGCCAGGCATAGAGCGAGCGCGGCAGCGAGGCCGAGCACCACGGTCAACAGCGTGTTCCCGTTCCGGTAGGCGGACCACACGCCGCCGATCAGCAGCCCCGCGACGAGGAAACAGACCAAAACCCACATGCCGCCGGCGACGCTAAAACCCTGCGGCATCTAGAGGGCTCCCTTCGTGGACGGGACACCCGAGATGCGGCCGTCGCGCTCTGCAGCCTGGCGCAGGGCTCGGGCGACCGCCTTGTACTCGGCTTCGGTGATGTGGTGCGGGTCGCGCCCGTAGCGAACGTTGAGGTGGAGTGTGATCCGGGAGTTGTAGGCCAGCGTCTCAAAGAAGTGCCGGTTGATCACGGTGGCGTAGTGGCCTCCAACGACCTGCCACTGCATGTGATCCGGCTCACCGTTCATGACGAAGTACGGGCGACCGGAGAAGTCGACGACGGACTCCACCAGGGTCTCGTCCATCGGCAGCAGCGCGGAACCGAAACGGCGGATGCCCTCCTTGTCGCCGACCGCTTCGGCGAGCGCCCAACCGAGTGTGATCGCGGTGTCCTCGACGGTGTGGTGAGCGTCGATGTGCGTGTCCCCCGTTGCGTGGACTGTCAGATCAAATGCACCGTGGGTGGCGAAGGCGGTGAGCATGTGGTCGAAGAACGGCAATCCGGTGGACACATCGACCCGGCCGGTGCCGTCGAGGTTGATCTCGACGGTGATGTCGGACTCGCTCGTGGCCCGTGAGGCGCTGCCCCGCCTGCCGTCCACCCTGTCGCTCACCCTGTCAGTCACCGATGATCTCCTTCGCAGCCCGCAAAAATTCGTTGTTCTCCTCATCCAACCCGATGGTCACCCGCAAGTGTCCGTCGACCCCGACGTCGCGGATCAGCACACCGCGCTCGAGGAAGGTCTGCCACGCGGCATGGGTGTCGTCGAAGTGCCCGAAGAACAGAAAGTTCGACTCGCTCGGCACTACATCGTAGCCCATTTCGCCCAAGGCCGCCTCAACGCGGGCGCGCTCGCGCGCTAGCTTGTCGACGCCCGCGAGCGTCTCGCCCGAGTGTCGCAACGCCACCCGGGCGGCGGCCTGGGTGAGAACCGAAAGGTGGTACGGCAGGCGCACGAGCATGACGGCCTCGATGAACGCCGGCGCAGCAACGAAGTACCCGAGCCGGGCACCCGCGAAGTCGAACGCCTTCGACATGGTGCGGCTCACCACCAGCGCGGCCGGGTACTTCTCCACCAGGCTCACGGCCGAGGGCGACGGGGAAAACTCGGCGTACGCCTCATCGACGATCACAATGCCGGGCGCCGCAGCGATAATGCGCTCGATGTCCTCGAGCGGGGTCACATCGCCCGTCGGGTTGTTCGGGGTGGTCACGAACACAATGTCGGGGCGGCGCTCAGCGATCGCGTCGAGTGCCGTGTCCATGTCGATGCGGAAGTCTGCTCCGCGGGGTACGGCAATGAACTCGGTCTGGGTGCCAGAAGCGAGGATCGGGTGCATGGAGTAACTCGGGGTGAACCCCATAGCCGTGCGCCCAGGCCCGCCGAAGGCCTGGAGCAGCTGCTGCAGCACTTCGTTGGAGCCGTTGGCGGCCCAGAGGTTGTCGCGTGTGACGGTGACCCCAGTCTGGCGGGACACGTAGGCCGCGAGGTCGGTGCGCAGCTCGACAGCGTCCCTCTCCGGGTAGCGGTTGAGGGTAGCGCCAATTTTCGCGATCTCGCTGACAAGGTCGTCGATAAGCTCCTGCGAGGGCGGGTACGGGTTTTCGTTGGTGTTGAGCGCCACGGGCACCTCGAGCTGCGGCGCGCCGTAGGCGGCCTTGCCGCGCAGCTCTCCGCGCAGCGGCAGCTCTGCGATCCCCGTGGCCGCGGCTACGGTGTTGTCCTCGAAATTCATGGGGCGCTCCTTAGATTCCGCGGGCCTTGATGGCCTCGCCGTGCGCGGGCAGCTGCTCGTCCTCGGCGAGCACGACGATGTGGGGGCCGATGTCCCTAAGCGCCGCTTCGTCGTACTCGATGAGGTTGACGGGCTTGAGGAAGGTGTGGGTGGACAGTCCCGCCGAGAAGCGGGCCGTGCCCGAGGTGGGCAGCACGTGGTTGGATCCCGCGGCGTAGTCACCCAGCGGCACCGGCGAGAAGGGGCCGACGAAGATCGCGCCCGCGTTGGTCAGGCGCTCCGCCACCTCGCGGGCGTTGGCGGTGTGCACCTCGGTGTGCTCGGAGGCGTAGGCGTCTGTGACCGCGATGGCGGCCTCGAGATCGTCGACAAGCACGATGCCGGACTGCTTCCCGCCCAACGCGGAGGACGCGCGCTCGGCGTTGAGGGTTTCCCCCGCAAGGCGCTCGACCTCGCCGTCGACGGCGCGGGCCAGCTCAGCGGAGGGTGTGATGAGCACGCTCGCGGCGTTCTCGTCGTGCTCCGCCTGGGAGATCAGGTCGTAGGCGATGAGGGTGGCGTCGGCTGAGGCGTCGGCAAGCACCGCGATCTCGCTTGGACCTGCCTCGGCGTCAATGCCGACGACACCGTTAACCAAGCGCTTGGCGGCGGCTACGAAAACGTTACCGGGTCCGGTGACCATGTCCACCGGTTCGAGCCCGTACTCGTCGTCGCCGTAGGCCATCAGCGCCACAGCCTGCGCGCCGCCGACGGCCCACACCTCCGTCACACCGAGCAGCGCGCACGCCGCGAGGGTGGTCGGGTGCGGCCATCCCCCGAACTCCTCCTGCGGCGGAGTGCACACCACCATCGTCGACGCGCCCGCCTCCTGTGCCGGAATGACGTTCATGAGCACGCTTGACGGGTACACCGCCTTGCCGCCGGGGACGTACAGGCCCACGCGGGAGACGGGGATGAACTTCTCAGTCACCGTCGCCCCGGGGCCGAGTTCGACGGTGTTGGCGCTCGGCTTCTGGGCGGCGTGGACGGCGCGGATGCGGGCGATCGCCGCCTCGAGGGCCTCGCGCACCCGCGGCTCAAGGTCGCAGAGCGCGTCACGGAGGCGCTCGGCGGGCACCACGACGGTCGCGGGACGGACGCGGTCGAACTTCTCGCCGTATTCCAGCGCCGCGGCCGCGCCGCGTTCCCGGACGTCTTCGACGATCGGCGACACGGTCGGCAGTACCGCGTTGATGTCCACCCCACCCCTGGGAAGTACGCGGCGCAGCTCGGAGGTCGAGGGGGCCCGGCCCCGGAGGTCAGTCAAGTGCAGCATGGCGGTCTCCTTTCTGTCGCCCTATTGTATTCCCCGGTAGACGCGCACGGCGCTTTACCCGGCGCACCGCACGGCTTATGCTCGACCTACGCGGCGGCCGGCCACCACGGCCCGCCGTTTCCGACTTGAGTTAGGGAGGTAGCCGTGGGCAAGCACAGCGCGTCTGACCACCCGCAGGAGGGCACAGGCCAGCCCGGCGAGGTCACCCTCGACCGGGTCACCGCGGCCCTGACCAGCTTGGGCCTAGACGCGGTGGAGACCGTCAGCCACCCCGACCGAATCGTCGTCCCCGCCTACGCCTTCGTGGCCACGCTGTGGATCTCCTACGACAAACCTCTCATGCTTGTCGCCGACTTTGCCGAGCGCATCCCCACCGACTTCGCCCATTCCACCTCACTGGCCATGTTCATCAACGAGTGGAACCGCGACAAGGTCGGTCCCACCGCGTCATTCAGTCTCATGGACTCGGGTGACGTGGGGGTCAGCCTGCGCTACGGGGTGAGAATCCGGTGCGGTCTGACTGACGATCAGATCATGGCGGAGCTTGCCGACGCCTTCGAACACGCCGCAGCATTTTCCACCCAGCTGCGGGAGAAGTTCCTTCCCGTCGAGTTCGACCAGCCGCTGCCACCCGCCCTCGCCCGAGCTCAGGACGCGGAGGCGCTCCTCGGCCGCCATCCGGCGGAGCGCCACCTGCCGCGCGGTGAGCACCGGGAGTTCGCCGACATCCATGACGTGCCGGACTTGTATCAGGAGCGTGATTGCGACCCGGTGGAGCCCGTGGACCTCGAAGCCCTTGCGGACTCCCTCGAGATGCTCGACTTCACGTTTTCCCTGGCCACGGAAGACATCATCACCACCGGGGTCAACGGCATCGCGTTCGCCGTGTGCATCGATGCCGGCCACTACGCCCGGGTCACCGCCATGTGGGACACCGGAACCGACGCCGACGAGGGCTTCCTCCCCCTGTGGCTCGTATGCAACGACCTCAACGAGCAGTCGGCCGGGTTACGCGCCTACATCCTGGACAACGATGGCGACCTCCACCTCCACGTGGAGACGACCTGCCTTGCCAGCGAGGGCCTCTCCCCCGACCAAAGGCACAACTACGTGATCACGTCGTTCGTCTCCATTCTCGGCGCGGTGGACCACATCACGACGCAGATGAAGGGGGACTCGGCCGTCCGGTGGCCCGGCGCGGGCGAAAGTTAGCCCTCAATTAGCGACGTTTGCGTTTTGCGGATCTCCTGTAGTTCTGCAATGACTGTCAGTAGGTAGAACGTAAGAGCCGCCACGAACGGGCCCGCCAGCCACCCCACCCCGGGCCGCAGGGGTGGAACGAACGTGAACGCCGCACCCCCCGCAAAGGGCGAGTTGAGGGCTGGGGCGTGGGGCGAGGCGTGTAAAAGGTCCGCGGACCAGCCGCCGAAAGTGACCACGGCGAAAGCCGCAGCCCCCGCGCAGGCGCTGACCCACAATAGGGTAGGCAATCCCGTCAGGCCGCGAAGGTGAGCCGCGGCCGCGATCAGCATCCCGAGGGCGGCGCTCAACAGCGCGAACCCGCCGAACGACGCGAACTCGACGTTTGCGGGGCTGGCGATCTGGTCAACCAGGTAGGAGCCCTCTGCGAGCTCTCCGACGTATCCGGGGCGCGTCAAACCCCATAGGGCACCCGCAACGGATCCGGCCACCAGCGCGATCACAAGCAGCTGAGCCCACGCACCGGGAGTGGAGGCTATTTTCACCGGAATGCGGGCCCTAGCTGCAGAGCTTCCAGCGCCCGTCTTCGCGTTCGAAGATCTGGACTTGGGTGTCCGTCCCGTTCTCGTTAGTCACGGTGGCGTTGGCTGAGGCGCGGTTGCCGTCGATCTTCACGTCGGTCACGGAGACGTCGCTCTTCGGCAGGCTGATACCCTGGCCAGCCTGCGCCTGCATGCGAGCCGCCTGTTCAATCTGGTCCAAGGTGTAGCCGGAGCGCTTCATCTCCTCCTGTGCGGGCTCCGTGACCTTTCGACAGGAGTTCTCTAGGAGCACGCGGGTCCACTTCTCCGGGCTCGGCGGGTTTAGCGAGGCGTACATGGTGTCCTGCATCTGCTGCCTGTCCGCCTCGGTGCCCGCGGTGCCGCTCTGCAGCGGCTCGTGGTTCGGGGGCTGGAAGTTCGGGTCCTCGAAGGGGTTCGACAGCGTCGCACCCGCCGCCGCAGCTCCCGCCGCCGGATCCTGCGGTTTATCACCCGCAGTCGTCGGCTCGTCGGTGGGACTGACGGAAGGCGCCGGCTCTTGGGCGCTCGAGGTACTGGTGTGGGTGGAGGTTTCAGTTGCGGTCGCGTTGACCACCGTGGTGTCATCCTTGTCGGACCCGCAGGCGGTGAGTGACAGCGCAAATGCAACCGTCGATACCGCGGAAACCGTTCTAGCACCGGTAGAAAACTTCACAGCCCATACTCTCCTTCGAAGGGCTACGGCAGAATGCCACGCCCTATCGCTTTTTTAATTCCCTCAATAATAACAGTGGCCCCCTTGGCAGGCTGTTGTCTGCAGGTGCAAATCTTCTGGGTACTCGCTGTGAGAAACGCGGGACCTTCGCACCGGTATCACCCGGTAATGTCTCCCTTATGCAACTGTCACGCGAGTCCATCAGTCGGGCTGCCCTAGGCATCCTCGACGAGTACGGCCTCGCCGACGTGACGATGCGGCGCGTCGCCTCCACCCTCGGAGTCGCACCGGGGGCGCTCTATTGGCATATCGAGAACAAGCAGGAGCTCATCTCGGCCATCGCGTCGCTCATCGTCAGCCCGCTTATCGACGCACCCGCTCACTGCTCCCCCGCAGAGCTATGTACGCGCCTCAGAGACACCCTCCTCGGGCATCGGGACGGCGCAGAAGTGGTCATCACCGCAATGTCGCAGCCAGGATCGGCGGTCGCGGCGTCTCTGACGCATCTCATGCGGGCGGCGGTCGAGCGGGAGCTCGAGGGCGCGGAGATGGGGGCGTCGACAAGCGATCGCCGCTCGGCAGCGGACGGGTTGCTCTACATGACACTGGGCGCGACCACCGTCCACCAGTCCGCATCGCAACTCGCCGAGGCCACCGGGGAGCTGCCGGCGGCGGGGCGGGTGGCCGGGCCCGAGGTAGGCCCGGCAGTCTCCTTCCTCGTGGCGGGGCTGCGGGGCGGCTCCGCCTAGAGCGGAGTGCAGCACGGCGCGAGCTTGGGGCGGGCCTGCTATACGATTAGGCCCCATGACTGACGTGAACGCACAACCCAGTGCATCAAATGTCGTGGTGTGGCCGGGATCGGCCTACCCGCTCGGATCGACCTATGACGGCGCCGGCACCAATTTCGCCATATTCTCCGCCGTCGCCGACAAGGTCGAGCTCTGTCTGATCGACAAACAGGGCGTTGAAACCCGCGTCGAACTCGAAGAACTGGACAACTTCGTGTGGCACGCCTACTTGCCGGGTGTGACCCCCGGGCAGCGCTACGGCTACCGCATCCACGGCCCATGGGACCCGCAGAGCGGCAAGCGCTGCGACCCCAGCAAGCTGCTCGTCGACCCTTACGCCCGCGCGTTCGACGGCGAGTTCGACGGCCATTCCTCCCTCTTCTCCTACGACATCAATGCGACGGAGCCCGGCACCGGCCGCAACGAGGAGGACTCGCTCGGCCACACCATGCTGTCGGTGGTGATCAACCCCTTCTTCGACTGGGGCGACGACCGCTCCCCGCGCATCCCGGACGAGGAGACGGTGATCTACGAATGCCACGTCAAGGGTATGACCCAGACTCACCCGGACGTGCCGGAGAGCATGCGCGGCACCTACGCGGGCATGGCACATCCAGTGGTCATCGACTACCTCAAAGATCTCGGAGTCACCTCCGTCGAGCTTCTGCCTGTCCACCAGTTCCTGCAGGACGACCGCCTGCGCGACCTGGGCCTGCGCAACTACTGGGGCTACAACACGTTCGGGTTTTTCGCCCCGCAGCAGGACTACGCCTATTCGGAGAAACCGAGCGACGTCGTCGCCGAGTTCAAGGGCATGGTGCGCGCCTTCCACGAGGCCGGTATGGAGGTCATCCTCGACGTGGTTTACAACCACACCGCCGAGGGCAACCACCTGGGCCCGACCATCGCGTTCCGCGGCATCGACAACGAGGCGTACTACCGGCTTGTCGACGGTGACAAGTTCCACTACATGGACTACACCGGCACCGGTAACTCCTTCAACGTGCGCGACCCGCACTCCCTGCAGTTGATCATGGATTCGCTGCGCTACTGGGTCTCCGAAATGCACGTCGACGGCTTCCGCTTCGACCTCGCCTCCACCCTGGCCCGCGAGTTCTCCGACGTGGATCGCCTGGCAACCTTCTTCGACCTGGTCCAGCAGGACCCCGTCGTATCCCAGGTCAAGCTCATCGCCGAACCGTGGGACGTGGGTGAAAACGGTTACCAGGTGGGCAACTTCCCCGCCCTGTGGAGCGAGTGGAACGGCAAGTACCGCGACACCATGCGCGACTTCTGGCGCGGTGAGCCCTCCACCCTCGGCGAGTTCGCCTCGCGCCTGACCGGTTCCTCCGACCTGTACCAGCACAACGGCCGCCGCCCGACGGCGTCGATCAACTTCATCACCGCCCACGACGGCTTCACCCTCAACGATCTCGTGTCCTACAACGAGAAGCACAACGAGGCGAACATGGAGAACTCGCGCGACGGCGAGAGCCACAACCGCTCGTGGAACTGCGGCGTCGAGGGCCCGACAGACGACCCCGAGATCGCGCAGCTGCGCGCCCAGCAGCGACGCAACTTCCTCACGACCCTGCTGCTGTCCCAGGGCACGCCGATGATCGCTCACGGCGACGAGTTCGCCCGCACCCAGGGCGGCAACAACAACGTCTACTGCCAGGACAACGAGATCGGCTGGATGAACTGGGACCGGCTCGAGGAAGCGGAGGAGCTGCACGACTTCACCCGCCGCCTCATCGCCATCCGCAAACAGCACCCGGTGTTCCGCCGCCGCCGCTTCCTCGAGGGTGGCGCGCTGGGCAACGACGTCATGCACCGCGAGATCGCGTGGCTGGTGCCGTCCGGCAAGCTGATGAAACGCGAGGACTGGGACTTTGCCTTCGGCAAGGCGCTCATGGTTTACCTCAACGGCGACGCGATCTCGGAGCCGGACCGCCGCGGCCAGCGCGTATCGGACGACTCCTTCATCCTCATGTTCAACGCCCATTTCGAAGACATCGGGTTCACGCTTCCCGAGAAGTGGCTCGGGTCCAAGTGGGAGGTTCTGATCGACACCACGGAGCCTCTGGGATACCCGGTGGACAAGGACGCGGTCGAGGCGGGTGCGACTATCGACGTCCCGGCGCGCTCAACGATCGTGCTCAAGCAGATCGAGCCCCCGGTGCTCGACACCGATAGCGAGCGCGCAGAGGTTGCACTCTAGCGCTCAAGGAGAGTGAATAAGTGGTTTCAGCAATTGCTGCACATGGCGTGACGGTGACGGCTGAGGGCTCCGCGCTCGTACTGCACCCGTCGGCCCTGTCGGCAGCGTTATCGGGTTCGTCCGAGGACGTGCGCATCGAGGCCGCGTCGGTGACCGGCGTGAGTGTGACGGAGGTAGACCCTTGGCGCGGCGCCTCCTGCGCGGTCACCCATAAGGAGGGTGTGCAGGTGGTGCGGTTCGCGCCCGGTGACACCTCCGGCCCCGTGCAGCTGGAGGCGCTTATCGACGCCGCCCGGCGCGGCGAGGCGCCCGCCCCATCCTCCCCGGCGGATCAGGGTACCGGTATTTCGGGGTTCGACTTCGTCGGATTCGACGTGGAGACCGCGAACCCCGCATGGGGCTCCATTTGCCAGATCGGCCTGGTGAAGGTCATCGGCGGCGAGGAAGTTGAACGCGCCTCGTGGCTGTGCACTCCCCCTCCCGGGCTCGAGGATTTCGACCCCTACAACGTCTCCATCCACGGGATCTCAGCAGATGCCGTGGCGGGTGCCCCGCCAGTGGCGCAGCGGGTGGATGAGCTCGTCGAGTTCGTCGGGGATTTGCCGCTGGTGGCTCACAACGCACAGTTCGACGCCACCGCGCTGCGAGACGCCTGCCGGGCGGTCGGCCGCGCGATCCCGACCGTCATGTTCGCGTGCACGTTGGCGCAGGCCCGGGCCGTGAAGCTGGACGTGGCCAATCACCGTCTGCCCACCCTCGCCAAGCATTTCGGCGTCGCCTTGGATAACCACCACGACGCGTGCGAGGACGCCGCAGCATGCGCCGGCATCATGATCGGCCTAGCGCGCGAGGCCGGGCACGAGGGCAGCCTCATGAACTTCGTCCACTCCACGGGATTCTCCCTTGGTGTAATTGGTGAGCAGCGGGTCACGCCCGTGTTGCGCGACCGCTCCGGCGCAACGAGGGCCATGCAAGCGAAGCTGGCCGGAGAGGGCGTAGTTACGCCCCGCGGAAGCAACCAACACGAGTCGCCGGTACCGGCGGGCGAGCCAGAGCCGGGACCCGCCCAGCAGGAGTCCGCCCGCCGTGGCCCCGCGCCGTGGCAGTCGGTGGCGACACCGGACTCTATTCCGGACCCGAACCCGAAGGCTGATCCCAACTCCCCGCTGTACGGCCACAATGTCACCCTCACCGGTGAGTTCGAGCCCTTTGACAAGGGCACGTTGTGGTCTGGCATCGCCGAGCAGGGTGGCCAGGTGGGCAAGAACGTGACCAAGAAGACGACCATCCTGGTCACCGGGGAATGGGCGACGATGACGTCGAAGGAGAAGCGGGCCCGCGAATTGATGGACAAGGGCCAGGAGATCGACATCTGGACTGCAGAGCGTCTTCTGTCCGTTCTGGGGCTGGACGAGCAACCTCCGTTTTAGAGGGAACCGTCGGCGCCGCGAGGCAGTCTAAGTAGGCATGCCAACTGTCATCGCCACCCGCGCGCCGCACGCTTCCGTCCATACTGCAGCGCCACTGGGTGATCTTTCCCTCAGCCTCGTCAGCCGCGCCGGGTTCCATAGCGGATCCCACCTGTGGCCGAGCCCGGCGTTCGGCTCGTCCACCGCCTACATCACGTTATCGCCCCAGCTGGCGTGCGTGCTTGTCGACGGCCAAGGGTGCCCGGCCAGCCACCAGCGAATCGGCGCGGCGGGACGCAGCGTGCACGAGGCGTGGAACACGGCCGCGCGCACCGTCGTCGCTGAGGCTGTCTCCGACGGCCGCGCCGAATTTTGGGTGCGCGACGCCCGCCACGTGCTAGGTGTCGACGCCCCCCGAGGGCTGCAGCTGCGCGAAGACGGGATCGCGCCCGCCGCGTGGCTGTCCCACCCGCAGCTGTTCAGTATCGTCCACTCCCATTTTTCCCACGTGATGCGGCCCCGGCACGAGCTGGGGTACGTCACCCGGGACTTTCGGGAGCTGTTCGTGTTCGATGCTTCCGCCCGCTCCCTCGCCCGCCGGTTCCCGTCCGGCTGCGCGATGCGCTACTCGGTGGGTTTCCCGGTGGTGGAGTCGAACTGAGGCGCCGGGCTTAGGCGAAGATGATTACGCTTGGAATGCGGAACTTGTCCGACCACCTATTTCCGAAAGCCCCAGGAGCACCGATGCGACGCCCGATTACCTCGACCTACCGCCTCCAACTCCGTGGCCCCCACGCAGATCCGACGGGAAGGCAGTTCGGGTTCGCTGAGGCGGCGGAGCAAATCCCCTACCTTCGTTCCCTGGGAGTGTCGCACCTCTACCTCTCCCCGATATTCACGGCGGTTAAAGAGTCGAACCACAATTACGATGTCACCGACCCGACTGTGGTCAACCCCGAGCTCGGCGGCATTGATGGTCTGCGCGAGCTCTCTGCCGCCGCCCATGAGGCGGGCCTCGGCATCGTGCTCGACATCGTGCCCAACCACTTGGGAGTTGAGACGCCGCGGCTGAACCGCTGGTGGTGGGATGTGCTGAAACTCGGACGGGCATCCGAATACGAGTCCTACTTCGACATCGACTGGCACGAGGACAACGGAGCAGATGGCCGCCTCGGTCTGCCCGTGCTCGGCGCGGAGGGCGACGAGGGCAAGTTCGAGCTTGTCCACCTCCCGGAGGTTGGCGAAGACGTTCTTAAATACTACGACAAGTACTTCCCGCTCGACCCGGAAAGCTACTCCTCGCTTGATGACGACCCTGTCGACGTCTACTCCCGGCAGCACTACCGCCTAATGTTTTGGCGCGACGGAGTCATCTCGTACCGCCGCTTCTTCTCCGTCAACGGCCTGGCGGGTATCCGCCAAGAGGATCCCCTGGTGTTCGAGCAGACGCACCGCATCCTGCGCCAGTTGATTGCGGAAGACCTCATCGACGGTATCCGCGTCGACCACCCGGACGGGTTGGCGGATCCTTTCGACTATCTCACCCGCCTGCGCGACCTGATCGGCGACGACCGCTGGTTGGTCGTGGAGAAGATCCTCGGCGTCAACGAGCCGCTGGATCCGCGGTTGGCCGTTGACGGCAC
This window of the Corynebacterium qintianiae genome carries:
- a CDS encoding MFS transporter → MARERARGVLTPEEVDAVTSPWRARGLVATLVAVAAAFGAWALLLPVVPTAVLDSGGSETLAGGSTGAFMAATVITQLFVPRLLRRYGYRAVIAVASLLLGLPALGYALGMDPVIVLAVSVVRGIGFGALSVAEAAIITELVPLRLLGRTTGIFGLSVGFSQMVALPSGLALAEQVGYEPVYILATVIGLAGLAVCLQIPEVPQADPDMADLTSVRVPLWRLVAVPMLALTLVTTAYGAVTNFLPVSVRDLDPTAGAAFGGILLAVMNFAAMISRYYAGVVLDRRGIPGTVLIPFQVCAAIGIFTIAAVLWMEASVWWLLLAAFLYGAGFGAVQNESLTMLFYRLPKSKASEASAMWNVSFDSGTGLGSTIYGMMLASMSMAPMFGVAGVVVSVGVAITLADYWLGRHRVTEVNNLAVRLRAVQTLRRNVKHKRPGR
- the hisB gene encoding imidazoleglycerol-phosphate dehydratase HisB, which translates into the protein MTDRVSDRVDGRRGSASRATSESDITVEINLDGTGRVDVSTGLPFFDHMLTAFATHGAFDLTVHATGDTHIDAHHTVEDTAITLGWALAEAVGDKEGIRRFGSALLPMDETLVESVVDFSGRPYFVMNGEPDHMQWQVVGGHYATVINRHFFETLAYNSRITLHLNVRYGRDPHHITEAEYKAVARALRQAAERDGRISGVPSTKGAL
- a CDS encoding histidinol-phosphate transaminase, which translates into the protein MNFEDNTVAAATGIAELPLRGELRGKAAYGAPQLEVPVALNTNENPYPPSQELIDDLVSEIAKIGATLNRYPERDAVELRTDLAAYVSRQTGVTVTRDNLWAANGSNEVLQQLLQAFGGPGRTAMGFTPSYSMHPILASGTQTEFIAVPRGADFRIDMDTALDAIAERRPDIVFVTTPNNPTGDVTPLEDIERIIAAAPGIVIVDEAYAEFSPSPSAVSLVEKYPAALVVSRTMSKAFDFAGARLGYFVAAPAFIEAVMLVRLPYHLSVLTQAAARVALRHSGETLAGVDKLARERARVEAALGEMGYDVVPSESNFLFFGHFDDTHAAWQTFLERGVLIRDVGVDGHLRVTIGLDEENNEFLRAAKEIIGD
- the hisD gene encoding histidinol dehydrogenase translates to MLHLTDLRGRAPSTSELRRVLPRGGVDINAVLPTVSPIVEDVRERGAAAALEYGEKFDRVRPATVVVPAERLRDALCDLEPRVREALEAAIARIRAVHAAQKPSANTVELGPGATVTEKFIPVSRVGLYVPGGKAVYPSSVLMNVIPAQEAGASTMVVCTPPQEEFGGWPHPTTLAACALLGVTEVWAVGGAQAVALMAYGDDEYGLEPVDMVTGPGNVFVAAAKRLVNGVVGIDAEAGPSEIAVLADASADATLIAYDLISQAEHDENAASVLITPSAELARAVDGEVERLAGETLNAERASSALGGKQSGIVLVDDLEAAIAVTDAYASEHTEVHTANAREVAERLTNAGAIFVGPFSPVPLGDYAAGSNHVLPTSGTARFSAGLSTHTFLKPVNLIEYDEAALRDIGPHIVVLAEDEQLPAHGEAIKARGI
- a CDS encoding YbjN domain-containing protein; translated protein: MGKHSASDHPQEGTGQPGEVTLDRVTAALTSLGLDAVETVSHPDRIVVPAYAFVATLWISYDKPLMLVADFAERIPTDFAHSTSLAMFINEWNRDKVGPTASFSLMDSGDVGVSLRYGVRIRCGLTDDQIMAELADAFEHAAAFSTQLREKFLPVEFDQPLPPALARAQDAEALLGRHPAERHLPRGEHREFADIHDVPDLYQERDCDPVEPVDLEALADSLEMLDFTFSLATEDIITTGVNGIAFAVCIDAGHYARVTAMWDTGTDADEGFLPLWLVCNDLNEQSAGLRAYILDNDGDLHLHVETTCLASEGLSPDQRHNYVITSFVSILGAVDHITTQMKGDSAVRWPGAGES
- a CDS encoding TetR family transcriptional regulator — translated: MQLSRESISRAALGILDEYGLADVTMRRVASTLGVAPGALYWHIENKQELISAIASLIVSPLIDAPAHCSPAELCTRLRDTLLGHRDGAEVVITAMSQPGSAVAASLTHLMRAAVERELEGAEMGASTSDRRSAADGLLYMTLGATTVHQSASQLAEATGELPAAGRVAGPEVGPAVSFLVAGLRGGSA